A stretch of the Halomonas sp. BDJS001 genome encodes the following:
- a CDS encoding NAD-dependent protein deacetylase: MAESIAQAGEELAAFIQQHPKLWVITGAGVSTDSGIPDYRDADGQWKRPPPVQHGDFMSSHHVRQRYWARALIGFSAMREAQASGAHRALAALESQGYIQQLVTQNVDRLHQRAGSRRVIDLHGRADMVKCMVCDYQMMRHAMHAEMARMNPSFAGLQAGHAPDGDADLETDFSSFHIFDCPRCSGILKPDVVFYGDVVPAERRLAAQVALAESDAVLAVGTSLMVFSGYRFCRAAHDRGIPLASLSLGVTRADALLTHQWRAPLTPVLEQAVRCLQDT, from the coding sequence ATGGCAGAAAGCATTGCTCAGGCGGGAGAGGAGCTGGCGGCGTTTATTCAGCAGCACCCCAAACTGTGGGTGATTACCGGTGCCGGTGTGAGTACTGACAGCGGCATTCCGGACTATCGTGATGCGGATGGCCAGTGGAAGCGGCCACCCCCGGTGCAGCATGGCGACTTCATGAGTTCTCATCACGTTCGCCAGCGCTACTGGGCCCGCGCGCTGATCGGTTTTAGCGCCATGCGCGAAGCCCAAGCCAGCGGCGCGCACCGCGCGTTGGCCGCGCTGGAGTCCCAGGGGTATATCCAGCAGTTGGTGACCCAAAACGTTGACCGCTTGCATCAGCGCGCCGGTTCGCGCCGGGTGATCGACCTGCATGGCCGGGCAGATATGGTGAAGTGCATGGTGTGTGACTATCAAATGATGCGCCACGCCATGCATGCCGAAATGGCGCGTATGAATCCTAGCTTTGCAGGTTTGCAGGCGGGACACGCTCCGGATGGCGACGCCGATTTAGAGACTGACTTCAGCAGCTTTCATATTTTCGACTGCCCGCGCTGTAGCGGCATTCTTAAACCTGACGTGGTGTTTTACGGCGATGTGGTGCCCGCCGAACGGCGGTTGGCCGCGCAGGTAGCGTTAGCTGAGTCGGATGCAGTGCTCGCAGTAGGCACTTCATTAATGGTGTTTTCCGGCTACCGCTTCTGCCGCGCCGCCCATGATCGGGGCATACCGCTGGCATCGCTTTCCCTCGGTGTGACCCGGGCCGATGCGCTGTTAACCCACCAGTGGCGGGCGCCGTTAACACCGGTGCTGGAGCAGGCTGTTCGCTGTTTGCAGGATACTTAG
- a CDS encoding AraC family transcriptional regulator, which produces MNENLLETVHRYAEARVGSTTSVTQTPIPGLTIIRQTRPTALHFNIDKPLVAMVLQGSKRVIMGNRTYDLGAGESLVITADVPTVSQITRASIKAPYLSLVLELDPTVIEDLAVEIDASSLDTDRPVRVDTTERDVSDAALRLMRLIERPGSLAILQNQLIRELHFWLMTGRHGAAIRRLGVVGSHANRIARAVSFIRQHFAEPLRIEQLAETAGMSLSSFYEHFRSITSLTPLQFQKQLRLIEARRMMLSKGEIISHAAYAVGYESVSQFTREYSRLFGLPPGRDIKNIKARTQSVA; this is translated from the coding sequence ATGAATGAAAACCTACTTGAGACAGTGCACCGATATGCAGAGGCACGCGTTGGTTCGACGACCAGCGTTACTCAAACACCTATCCCTGGTTTGACGATTATTCGTCAGACTAGGCCTACTGCATTACACTTCAATATAGACAAACCATTGGTGGCCATGGTGCTTCAAGGCAGCAAACGAGTCATCATGGGAAACCGCACTTATGACCTTGGTGCAGGCGAGTCCCTCGTGATTACCGCTGACGTCCCCACCGTTAGTCAGATCACGCGGGCTAGTATTAAAGCCCCCTACCTCTCGCTCGTACTTGAACTTGATCCCACCGTCATTGAGGATCTTGCCGTTGAGATAGATGCCAGCTCGCTAGACACCGATAGGCCCGTCCGTGTTGATACAACAGAGAGAGACGTTTCTGACGCTGCATTGCGCCTAATGCGTCTTATTGAGCGCCCAGGATCATTGGCTATACTCCAGAATCAGTTAATTCGAGAGCTACATTTTTGGCTGATGACAGGACGCCATGGCGCTGCAATTCGGCGCCTTGGTGTTGTTGGCAGCCACGCCAATCGCATTGCACGCGCGGTGTCATTCATCCGTCAACATTTTGCTGAGCCGCTCCGCATAGAGCAACTGGCAGAAACCGCCGGTATGAGCCTATCTTCGTTTTATGAGCATTTCAGATCCATCACTTCCCTGACGCCTCTCCAATTTCAAAAACAGCTCCGTTTGATCGAGGCTCGTAGGATGATGTTGTCGAAGGGAGAGATAATCAGCCACGCGGCTTACGCAGTTGGTTACGAGAGTGTCTCGCAGTTCACGCGCGAGTATAGCCGTCTGTTTGGATTGCCCCCAGGACGCGATATAAAAAACATCAAAGCGCGAACGCAGTCAGTGGCGTAG
- a CDS encoding SDR family NAD(P)-dependent oxidoreductase: MTTISIITGGSRGLGRNTAINIARHGGDVILTYRSGVEGANAVVAEIESMGRKAVALPLDVSEIDAIPAFVESVRSALKSKWGRDSFDHLVNNAGHGEMVPFAETTEAQFDLLFNVHVKGVFFLTQALLPLLTDGGRIVNFSSGLTRAAFPGFSAYSAAKGAIEVLSVYLAKELGSRGITVNTIAPGAIETDFLGGAVRDTPDYNDAFASMTALGRVGVPDDIGPVVASLLGAENRWVNAQRIEVSGGQNI, translated from the coding sequence ATGACGACTATTTCAATTATTACCGGTGGCAGCCGCGGACTTGGCCGTAATACTGCTATCAATATTGCCCGCCATGGCGGCGATGTCATCCTCACCTATCGCAGTGGCGTTGAGGGCGCAAACGCCGTTGTAGCTGAAATTGAAAGCATGGGGCGTAAAGCCGTTGCGCTGCCCCTCGACGTTAGCGAGATCGATGCCATACCCGCTTTCGTCGAAAGTGTCCGTTCGGCGTTAAAGTCTAAATGGGGGCGAGACAGCTTTGACCATCTTGTTAATAACGCGGGGCATGGTGAAATGGTGCCTTTTGCCGAGACGACAGAAGCTCAATTCGACCTGCTATTCAATGTTCATGTCAAAGGCGTGTTCTTCCTGACTCAAGCGCTTCTCCCATTGCTTACCGATGGCGGACGCATCGTGAACTTTTCTTCCGGTCTAACGCGTGCCGCCTTCCCGGGGTTCTCAGCCTATTCTGCAGCAAAGGGTGCCATCGAAGTACTCAGTGTTTATTTGGCCAAAGAGTTGGGTAGCCGCGGCATTACTGTAAACACGATTGCCCCAGGTGCGATTGAGACTGACTTTTTGGGTGGTGCGGTACGTGATACGCCAGATTATAACGACGCGTTCGCTAGCATGACGGCCCTTGGCCGTGTCGGCGTACCCGACGATATTGGTCCGGTGGTCGCCAGTCTGCTTGGGGCTGAAAATCGCTGGGTTAATGCGCAGCGGATTGAAGTGTCCGGTGGTCAAAATATCTGA